The proteins below are encoded in one region of Methanosarcina barkeri 3:
- a CDS encoding superoxide dismutase — protein MDKGLYKLPDLKYGYSDLEPYISEEQLRIHHDKHHQAYVNNANSLIEMMDKARKEGTDFDYKATAKALSFNLAGHVLHDYFWWEMTPESNSSKEPVGELSEVIKEDFGGFDRFKKEFSQVASSVEGSGWAALTYCKDTERLMIMQIEKHNVNLVPDYPIIMDLDTWEHAYYIDYRNDRAKFIEAFWNIVDWEEIDKYFKKMRK, from the coding sequence ATGGATAAAGGGTTATATAAATTACCAGATTTGAAGTATGGCTATTCAGACCTTGAACCTTACATTTCCGAAGAACAGCTACGCATCCACCATGACAAACATCATCAAGCTTATGTGAACAATGCAAACTCACTCATAGAAATGATGGACAAGGCAAGAAAAGAAGGGACCGACTTTGATTATAAGGCAACTGCAAAGGCCCTGTCTTTTAATCTGGCTGGCCATGTCCTTCATGATTACTTCTGGTGGGAGATGACTCCCGAAAGCAACTCAAGCAAAGAGCCTGTCGGAGAATTGTCTGAAGTAATCAAAGAAGATTTCGGAGGCTTTGACAGGTTTAAAAAGGAATTTTCCCAGGTAGCATCAAGCGTGGAAGGATCAGGGTGGGCGGCATTAACCTACTGTAAAGATACTGAAAGGCTCATGATCATGCAGATAGAAAAGCATAATGTAAATTTGGTCCCTGATTATCCGATTATTATGGATCTGGATACTTGGGAGCACGCTTACTATATTGATTATCGCAATGATAGAGCAAAATTTATAGAAGCCTTCTGGAACATAGTAGATTGGGAAGAAATCGACAAGTACTTTAAGAAAATGAGGAAATAA